The proteins below are encoded in one region of Methanofollis aquaemaris:
- a CDS encoding PAS domain S-box protein, with amino-acid sequence MAFYVPAHMGEGPEKLREIRRILRRNPKGLSISDISRKVGLNRNSVAKYLEMLLISGQAEMRTYGAAKVYTASQRLPISALLEYSSDLIVVLDGEGRVLQINAPFISFSGQNKEEFLGLEISASGLPVVTSPAVLSVLDDQPAGEVVVPEVAWGDENIFRAKILPTTFEEGGRGTTIILEDLTEIKKAWRMRTFLANIVESTEDAVIGKDLDGRVVSWNRGAERLYGYTREEMIGQTLDPLVPPEKAVEIARIQGEIEAGRGIDRLETIRFRKDGSMVDVAISVSPVRDEQGRVVGASTIARNITAQKHAEEEQRRHAEETVFLSKTAMAFVEMEDDEEIFGYIGRQVRTLLPGSTVVVSSYDHKQDELCIKAVVAGEEEKRLEGERAGTRVPMAPRLREYAQTCLYDEVNLVGHPAAAFVGAGERCIYAPLISHETCFGDVVVLPGNGQVKENRELIEAFIRQSAVALHRRHARLALKRSRERARTLLDASFDLVVLTNAEGEVLAVNERADRFFSRTGKERVEALHIVLDGLREGVLREGRPARGEVRACGKTFEVSMTPVRVVDEIVYEIATFFRDVTTEREAQKESRRTNRQLADIIEFLPDAAVIVDTGGQVIAWNRAMEEISGVRKEEMIGEGDHAYAIPFYGERRPVLLDLVGTDVDPPPGYLHFERLEDVVVGRAHCPAAKAGDGAYVWGKASALFDDTGDLIGAIEVVRDVTPIVETDLALRRSEEQYRTLVEHTTSVILSLDLGGRVTSLNTVAEECFGYTGEDAIGRSVLGLIIPETESSGRDLRALVRAICTAPDQFQTCEYENITRDGRRLWFSWTNRAVYAPDGTLKGVTCIGNEITGRKDLEKALETAHLDMESIAQVLELSASRTFVVRPEEICPATQNAETIREALESGRPTREEIADGEERWLIPLRDWKGKGPAVLGVALARPESRRGTYGPQKKEEIS; translated from the coding sequence GTGGCGTTCTATGTCCCGGCACATATGGGGGAAGGACCTGAAAAACTCAGGGAGATCAGGCGAATATTGCGCCGGAATCCAAAGGGCCTGAGCATATCCGACATCTCACGAAAAGTGGGGTTGAACCGCAACTCGGTCGCAAAGTACCTTGAGATGCTGCTCATCTCAGGCCAGGCGGAGATGCGGACTTACGGGGCCGCCAAGGTCTACACCGCCTCTCAGCGCCTCCCCATCTCGGCACTCCTCGAATATTCCAGCGATCTGATCGTGGTTCTCGACGGCGAAGGTCGAGTCCTCCAGATCAACGCCCCGTTCATCTCATTCTCCGGACAGAACAAAGAAGAATTCCTGGGACTGGAGATCTCTGCGTCAGGTCTCCCGGTCGTCACCTCACCGGCGGTGCTCTCGGTCCTGGACGATCAACCGGCAGGCGAGGTGGTGGTCCCCGAGGTGGCCTGGGGAGACGAGAATATCTTCAGGGCCAAGATCCTCCCGACCACCTTCGAGGAGGGGGGGAGGGGGACGACGATCATCCTGGAAGATCTCACCGAGATAAAGAAGGCCTGGCGGATGCGGACTTTTCTGGCCAACATCGTCGAGTCCACCGAAGATGCCGTCATCGGCAAAGACCTTGACGGGAGAGTGGTGTCATGGAACCGGGGCGCCGAACGGCTGTACGGCTACACGCGAGAAGAGATGATCGGGCAGACCCTCGACCCGCTTGTCCCGCCGGAGAAGGCAGTCGAAATCGCCAGGATTCAGGGGGAGATCGAAGCGGGAAGGGGGATAGACCGACTTGAGACGATCAGGTTCAGAAAGGACGGATCCATGGTCGACGTCGCCATCTCAGTCTCGCCGGTGAGAGACGAACAGGGACGGGTGGTCGGGGCCTCCACCATCGCCAGAAACATCACCGCCCAGAAGCATGCCGAAGAGGAGCAGCGTCGTCACGCCGAGGAGACAGTGTTCCTCTCAAAGACGGCGATGGCCTTTGTGGAGATGGAAGACGACGAGGAGATCTTCGGATATATTGGCAGGCAGGTCAGGACACTTCTCCCGGGTTCAACCGTCGTCGTCTCTTCCTATGACCACAAACAGGATGAACTCTGCATCAAGGCGGTTGTGGCCGGAGAAGAGGAGAAGAGGCTGGAAGGCGAACGTGCAGGAACGCGTGTTCCGATGGCCCCGCGACTCAGAGAATATGCACAGACCTGCCTGTACGATGAGGTAAACCTCGTCGGCCATCCCGCCGCAGCATTCGTGGGGGCAGGGGAGAGATGCATCTACGCTCCACTCATCTCTCATGAGACATGTTTCGGGGACGTGGTCGTCCTGCCGGGGAACGGGCAGGTGAAAGAGAACAGAGAACTGATCGAGGCGTTCATACGTCAATCGGCTGTCGCTCTCCACCGGCGGCACGCCCGCCTGGCCCTGAAACGGAGTCGGGAACGGGCACGTACCCTCCTTGACGCTTCCTTCGACCTGGTGGTCCTCACCAATGCTGAAGGAGAGGTGCTCGCCGTCAACGAACGGGCAGACCGGTTCTTCAGTCGGACTGGAAAAGAGCGTGTCGAAGCCCTGCACATCGTCCTTGACGGGTTGCGGGAGGGCGTCCTGAGAGAGGGACGTCCTGCCAGAGGCGAGGTGCGGGCCTGCGGGAAGACCTTCGAGGTCTCCATGACCCCGGTCAGGGTCGTGGACGAAATTGTATATGAGATCGCCACGTTCTTCAGAGACGTCACCACCGAACGGGAGGCACAGAAAGAGAGCAGGCGGACGAACCGACAACTCGCGGACATCATCGAATTTCTCCCGGATGCCGCCGTCATCGTCGATACCGGCGGGCAGGTCATCGCCTGGAACCGGGCGATGGAGGAGATCTCCGGGGTCAGGAAAGAAGAGATGATCGGAGAGGGGGACCACGCGTACGCTATCCCCTTCTATGGCGAACGCCGCCCGGTCCTCCTCGATCTGGTCGGGACCGACGTCGATCCTCCACCCGGTTATCTCCACTTCGAGCGTCTGGAAGATGTCGTCGTCGGGAGGGCTCACTGTCCGGCGGCAAAGGCGGGGGACGGAGCGTACGTATGGGGGAAGGCCTCGGCACTCTTCGACGATACCGGCGATCTGATCGGTGCGATCGAAGTGGTCAGAGACGTCACCCCGATCGTCGAGACAGATCTGGCTCTTCGCAGGAGCGAAGAGCAGTATCGGACACTGGTCGAGCATACCACTTCGGTCATCCTCTCCCTCGACCTTGGGGGCCGGGTCACGTCCCTCAACACCGTTGCCGAGGAGTGCTTCGGCTACACCGGAGAGGATGCGATCGGTAGAAGTGTGCTCGGATTGATCATCCCTGAGACCGAGTCCTCAGGCCGCGACCTGCGGGCACTTGTGCGGGCGATCTGCACCGCCCCGGACCAGTTCCAGACCTGCGAGTACGAGAACATCACCCGGGACGGGAGGCGTCTCTGGTTCTCCTGGACCAACCGGGCGGTGTACGCTCCAGATGGCACGCTCAAAGGGGTGACCTGCATCGGCAACGAGATCACCGGGAGAAAAGATCTGGAAAAGGCGCTGGAGACGGCACACCTCGACATGGAGAGCATTGCACAGGTGCTGGAGTTGAGCGCCTCCCGTACCTTCGTGGTCAGACCCGAAGAGATATGCCCGGCAACTCAGAACGCCGAAACGATCAGAGAAGCCCTGGAGAGCGGACGTCCGACCAGAGAGGAGATCGCGGACGGGGAGGAGAGATGGCTTATCCCGCTTCGGGACTGGAAAGGCAAGGGCCCGGCGGTCCTCGGAGTGGCTCTGGCGCGGCCAGAAAGTCGGCGGGGTACGTATGGGCCGCAGAAAAAAGAAGAAATTTCTTAA
- the frhA gene encoding coenzyme F420 hydrogenase subunit alpha yields the protein MSKVVEISPTTRHEGHSKLVLKVNDEGIVERGDWLSITPVRGVEKLAVGKSMHQVPKIASRVCGICPIAHTLAATEAMEASVGCYVPEDAMLLRYILQCANRLHSHALHNILSLPDMYLPGTDTKINPFTPEEPVRSVALRIQRLREIAQTVGEIVGGEAIHPSNPRVGGMYKNITPRAQQKIYDLAKEGRILAHEQSEFMIAVFKNFQNRDWAEVAGRQVPIPDDLGYHNQGYMAAAPIYGSSSLDDNPTWFPERWTEVRPWDWYMGEEEITLEDKDYPVGGTTPAGEKAWPQMQACTGVPLYDGQPVEVGPRARMVQFKNYDLKGAMGLQIARQMEYEACAYGMIEAVDALNTSGKVVADEIPQGDGTLGWAANEAPRGCDVHLAKVKDGKVGWFSMLVPTTWNFPTCSRALTGAPWELAEVIVRAYDPCVSCATHMLVVDENKKIVAQKLLE from the coding sequence TTGTCGAAAGTTGTAGAGATTTCCCCAACCACGAGGCACGAGGGACACTCCAAGCTTGTCCTGAAGGTAAATGACGAGGGCATCGTCGAGCGTGGTGACTGGCTTTCCATCACTCCGGTGAGGGGTGTTGAGAAGTTGGCCGTCGGCAAGTCGATGCACCAGGTGCCCAAGATTGCCTCCCGCGTGTGCGGTATCTGTCCGATTGCCCACACGCTCGCAGCAACAGAGGCCATGGAAGCGTCGGTCGGCTGTTACGTTCCTGAAGATGCAATGCTCCTGCGTTACATCCTCCAGTGTGCGAACAGGCTGCACAGCCACGCCCTGCACAACATCCTCTCCCTGCCTGATATGTACCTGCCGGGTACCGACACCAAGATCAACCCGTTCACTCCCGAAGAGCCGGTCCGTTCGGTTGCCCTGCGGATCCAGCGGCTCCGTGAGATCGCTCAGACCGTCGGTGAGATCGTTGGTGGCGAGGCCATCCACCCGTCCAACCCCCGTGTCGGCGGTATGTACAAGAACATCACCCCGCGGGCCCAGCAGAAGATCTATGACCTCGCAAAAGAGGGCAGGATCCTTGCTCACGAACAGTCCGAGTTCATGATCGCGGTCTTCAAGAATTTCCAGAACCGCGACTGGGCAGAAGTGGCCGGCCGCCAGGTCCCGATCCCCGACGACCTCGGCTACCACAACCAGGGTTACATGGCCGCGGCTCCGATCTACGGCAGCAGCAGCCTTGACGACAACCCCACCTGGTTCCCCGAGCGCTGGACCGAGGTCCGCCCCTGGGACTGGTACATGGGTGAGGAAGAGATCACCCTCGAAGACAAGGACTATCCCGTAGGCGGCACCACCCCGGCAGGCGAGAAGGCCTGGCCGCAGATGCAGGCCTGCACCGGCGTGCCCCTGTACGACGGTCAGCCGGTCGAAGTCGGTCCGCGTGCCCGTATGGTCCAGTTCAAGAACTACGACCTGAAGGGTGCCATGGGTCTCCAGATCGCCCGGCAGATGGAGTACGAGGCATGTGCCTACGGCATGATCGAGGCCGTCGACGCCCTCAACACCTCCGGCAAGGTCGTTGCCGACGAGATCCCGCAGGGCGACGGCACCCTCGGCTGGGCCGCCAACGAGGCCCCGCGTGGCTGTGACGTCCACCTGGCAAAGGTCAAGGACGGCAAGGTCGGCTGGTTCTCGATGCTTGTCCCGACCACCTGGAACTTCCCGACCTGCAGCCGCGCCCTCACCGGCGCCCCGTGGGAACTTGCAGAGGTCATCGTCCGGGCCTATGACCCGTGCGTCTCCTGCGCCACCCACATGCTGGTCGTCGACGAGAACAAGAAGATAGTGGCCCAGAAACTCCTCGAGTGA
- the frhD gene encoding coenzyme F420-reducing hydrogenase, FrhD protein has protein sequence MLYPEIVIVGCGNPLFADDGLGPAVIEELDRLQLPDNVKVIDGGLGAPHFIFTLIDPAVTKKIVVIDIAEFGAEPGSLAKFSVEDLPPGSYRDAHSWDLTEPLGRLKDQVEITIFGVQPKRVSSPDMEIGLSEEVQKAIPKVVRYVLAEIGVDYGATIKAERDHLWKEGAAQVRGDPEGST, from the coding sequence ATGTTATACCCGGAAATCGTGATTGTAGGATGCGGAAACCCCCTCTTCGCCGACGACGGCCTCGGCCCCGCGGTGATCGAGGAACTGGACCGCCTGCAGCTTCCCGACAACGTCAAAGTCATAGACGGAGGGCTTGGAGCCCCGCACTTTATTTTTACGCTGATCGATCCGGCGGTCACCAAAAAGATCGTCGTCATCGATATCGCGGAATTTGGTGCGGAACCCGGCTCGCTTGCAAAGTTCTCGGTCGAAGACCTGCCGCCGGGAAGTTACCGCGACGCGCATTCCTGGGATCTCACCGAGCCGCTCGGCCGGCTGAAGGACCAGGTCGAGATCACGATCTTCGGCGTCCAGCCGAAGCGGGTATCGTCGCCCGATATGGAAATCGGGCTCTCTGAAGAGGTTCAGAAGGCCATACCCAAGGTAGTACGGTACGTACTGGCTGAAATTGGGGTGGATTATGGGGCTACTATCAAAGCTGAAAGGGATCATCTTTGGAAGGAAGGAGCCGCCCAGGTCCGAGGAGACCCTGAGGGCAGCACCTGA
- the frhG gene encoding coenzyme F420 hydrogenase subunit gamma, with the protein MVEKITVGHVHMSGCTGCLVSFADNYEGLFKILDNYADLVYALTLVDVRHIPEMDVALVEGSVCLQDKCSVEEIKEAREKAKIVVALGGCAAYGNITRFCRGGQWNQPQMESYVPIADLIDVDLYIPGCAPTPQQIRNVCIMAYLLLKGTDEQKELAGAYLKPLMDLAQRGDEACGCDLMYDVINQGLCMGCGSCAAACPVRAVTIEYGKPNIDRDMCIKCGACYAQCPRSFFNFDVMNEFEGISELIKGVME; encoded by the coding sequence GTGGTAGAGAAGATTACCGTTGGGCATGTGCACATGAGCGGCTGTACCGGATGCCTTGTGTCCTTTGCAGATAACTACGAAGGACTCTTCAAGATTCTGGACAACTACGCCGACCTCGTCTATGCACTGACCCTTGTTGATGTCAGGCATATCCCTGAGATGGACGTCGCCCTTGTCGAGGGTTCCGTCTGTCTCCAGGACAAGTGCTCAGTTGAAGAGATCAAAGAAGCCAGGGAGAAGGCGAAGATCGTCGTCGCCCTCGGTGGCTGTGCGGCATACGGGAACATTACCCGGTTCTGCCGCGGTGGCCAGTGGAACCAGCCGCAGATGGAGTCGTACGTCCCGATCGCCGATCTGATCGACGTCGACCTCTACATCCCCGGCTGTGCGCCGACCCCGCAGCAGATCAGGAACGTCTGTATCATGGCCTACCTGCTCCTGAAGGGAACCGACGAGCAGAAGGAACTCGCGGGTGCCTACCTCAAGCCGCTCATGGACCTTGCCCAGCGCGGCGACGAGGCCTGTGGCTGCGACCTGATGTACGACGTGATCAACCAGGGTCTGTGCATGGGCTGTGGTTCCTGTGCAGCGGCCTGCCCGGTCCGTGCGGTCACCATTGAATATGGCAAACCGAATATCGACCGTGACATGTGCATCAAGTGCGGCGCCTGCTATGCCCAGTGCCCGAGGAGCTTCTTCAACTTTGATGTGATGAATGAGTTCGAAGGGATTTCCGAACTCATCAAAGGAGTCATGGAGTGA
- the frhB gene encoding coenzyme F420 hydrogenase subunit beta, with protein sequence MVLGNYKSVVAARSADNEILKGAQDGGIVTQLFAYALEEGIIDGAIVAGPSEEPWKPEPVIATTKAELLAARGTKYTLSPNISLLKEATRSYGLDKIGIVGTPCQMQAVRKAQLYPVGMRDVPDKIALAVGIFCMENFPYQSLEAIVEDHCNVKLESVKKLDIGKGKFWAYTERGAVTQIPLKVTHKYEQPGCHVCLDYVSNLADISTGSVGAPDGWSTVFVRTKNGEDTWGKAIAAGCFETKPIEEVKPGLDLVKKLATDKITKNQKTLEARATFGVGKGLRNPYI encoded by the coding sequence ATGGTACTCGGTAATTACAAGTCTGTTGTTGCAGCACGCAGCGCTGACAATGAGATCCTGAAAGGTGCCCAGGACGGCGGCATCGTCACCCAGCTCTTCGCGTACGCACTCGAAGAGGGGATTATCGACGGCGCCATCGTAGCAGGGCCTTCCGAAGAACCGTGGAAGCCTGAGCCGGTCATTGCGACCACCAAGGCAGAGCTTCTCGCGGCCCGCGGAACCAAATACACCCTCTCCCCGAACATCTCCCTCCTCAAGGAGGCGACCCGCAGCTACGGTCTTGACAAGATCGGCATCGTCGGCACCCCGTGCCAGATGCAGGCGGTCCGCAAGGCCCAGCTCTACCCGGTCGGGATGCGGGACGTCCCTGACAAGATCGCCCTCGCGGTCGGGATCTTCTGCATGGAGAACTTCCCGTACCAGAGCCTTGAGGCGATCGTCGAGGACCACTGCAACGTGAAACTCGAGTCGGTCAAGAAGCTCGACATCGGGAAGGGCAAGTTCTGGGCCTACACCGAGCGCGGTGCGGTCACCCAGATCCCGCTCAAGGTCACGCACAAGTACGAGCAGCCCGGCTGCCACGTCTGTCTGGACTATGTCTCCAACCTCGCCGACATCTCGACCGGATCGGTCGGTGCCCCTGATGGCTGGAGCACGGTCTTTGTCAGGACAAAGAACGGTGAGGACACCTGGGGCAAGGCCATCGCCGCCGGGTGCTTCGAGACCAAGCCGATTGAGGAGGTTAAGCCAGGTCTCGACCTTGTCAAGAAGCTTGCGACCGACAAGATCACCAAGAACCAGAAGACACTTGAGGCACGTGCCACCTTCGGGGTGGGTAAGGGTCTGCGTAACCCCTACATCTAA
- a CDS encoding DUF2124 domain-containing protein: MEAKEKLTGVPGMLRPFKEYLVRSGLPEGAQVIYYGCPGTCTPFIELLAFATRDLPLEQVFVPYLNEEKARVISPAPGIGMQIGDRPETIDPKVVVIMGGLAMPNVEVTAEEAAALVAKYPEARPAGVCFMSMFEKAGWTGRIAFDLLIDATLDPVTIYRA, translated from the coding sequence ATGGAAGCGAAAGAAAAACTCACAGGAGTGCCTGGAATGCTCAGGCCGTTCAAAGAGTACCTTGTCAGGTCAGGACTCCCTGAAGGCGCTCAGGTGATCTACTATGGCTGTCCGGGCACCTGCACCCCCTTCATCGAACTCCTGGCCTTCGCCACCAGAGACCTCCCTCTCGAACAGGTCTTTGTCCCGTACCTGAACGAAGAGAAGGCGAGGGTGATCTCCCCCGCACCAGGGATCGGGATGCAGATCGGTGATCGGCCCGAAACGATCGATCCGAAGGTGGTCGTGATCATGGGCGGGCTTGCGATGCCGAATGTCGAGGTGACCGCAGAAGAGGCCGCCGCCCTCGTCGCGAAGTACCCTGAAGCCAGACCGGCCGGGGTCTGTTTCATGAGCATGTTCGAGAAGGCCGGATGGACCGGGAGGATCGCCTTCGACCTCCTTATCGATGCAACCCTCGACCCGGTGACCATCTACCGGGCCTGA
- a CDS encoding PspC domain-containing protein: MAEKKLFRPKEGRMIAGVCAGIGKYFNVDPTWVRIVWAIVSLLGYIIPGVLIYIIAAIIIPEEEEGVLDAEYVVREEREA; encoded by the coding sequence ATGGCAGAAAAAAAACTTTTCCGTCCGAAGGAGGGGCGGATGATTGCGGGGGTGTGTGCAGGTATCGGGAAGTACTTCAATGTCGACCCGACGTGGGTCAGGATCGTCTGGGCGATCGTGAGTCTCCTTGGCTATATCATCCCGGGAGTGCTCATCTATATCATCGCCGCGATCATCATCCCTGAAGAGGAGGAAGGTGTCCTCGATGCAGAATATGTGGTGAGGGAGGAGCGGGAGGCCTGA
- a CDS encoding cation:proton antiporter, protein MSTGIETTIEFQMSLLLFVALTGYLVASRINQSAVVGEILVGLVVGPSFLALITYTDFVRSLAALGAVILLFVIGLEFDLKDLLDRRYVIIGLFGVAVPWLGGFWLAEAMGYPFGSAVFVGTAMTATSIAITANVLKEMGQLSSAAARAVIGTAVIDDVLSLIALSVSVDVVSGTFTPLGVATTVFKDLAFIVVAGAVGIKLVAPLLERIDRTPFAQHYPEFVFITAMAAAFFFAMGAEFIGISAIIGAFIAGISFKGVDLVHSRDLKEGAEYLHIIFASIFFVSLGILVDINALTPDIMLFLLALTVMAVVTKLIGCGIPARLQGVNTRNSLIIGFGMVPRGEVAMIVALIGLNQGLIDQGVYVAIVLMSLLTTVITPIVYRNWLYRKTADAA, encoded by the coding sequence ATGAGCACCGGGATCGAGACGACCATCGAGTTTCAGATGAGCCTGCTCCTCTTTGTGGCGCTCACCGGATACCTGGTGGCATCCAGGATCAACCAGTCCGCCGTCGTCGGCGAGATCCTGGTCGGCCTCGTCGTGGGACCGAGTTTTCTCGCCCTTATCACCTATACCGATTTTGTCAGGAGCCTCGCCGCCCTCGGGGCCGTGATCCTCCTCTTTGTCATCGGTCTGGAGTTCGACCTCAAAGACCTCCTGGACCGGCGGTACGTGATCATCGGCCTCTTCGGCGTGGCCGTACCCTGGCTCGGCGGGTTCTGGCTTGCAGAGGCGATGGGGTACCCCTTCGGGAGCGCCGTCTTTGTCGGGACGGCGATGACCGCCACGAGCATCGCGATCACCGCCAATGTCCTCAAGGAGATGGGGCAGTTGAGCAGCGCCGCAGCCAGAGCAGTGATCGGGACCGCGGTCATCGACGACGTCCTCTCCCTCATCGCCCTCTCGGTCTCTGTCGATGTGGTCTCAGGCACCTTCACCCCCCTTGGAGTCGCGACGACGGTCTTCAAAGACCTCGCCTTCATCGTCGTCGCTGGAGCGGTCGGGATCAAACTGGTCGCCCCTCTCCTTGAACGGATTGACAGGACGCCGTTTGCACAACACTACCCCGAGTTCGTCTTCATCACCGCGATGGCCGCCGCCTTCTTCTTCGCGATGGGAGCCGAGTTCATCGGGATCTCGGCGATCATCGGGGCCTTCATCGCCGGGATCTCGTTCAAGGGCGTCGACCTCGTCCACTCCCGCGACCTCAAGGAGGGGGCCGAGTACCTGCATATCATCTTCGCCTCGATCTTCTTTGTCTCGCTCGGGATCCTCGTCGACATCAACGCCCTCACCCCCGATATCATGCTCTTCCTCCTCGCCCTGACCGTCATGGCCGTCGTCACCAAACTGATCGGCTGCGGGATCCCGGCGCGTCTCCAGGGCGTGAACACCAGGAACTCGCTGATCATCGGCTTTGGGATGGTGCCGCGAGGCGAGGTGGCGATGATCGTCGCCCTCATCGGTCTCAACCAGGGACTCATCGACCAGGGCGTCTATGTGGCCATCGTGCTGATGAGTCTGCTGACGACGGTGATCACGCCCATCGTCTACCGGAACTGGCTGTACAGGAAGACAGCCGACGCGGCCTGA
- a CDS encoding 2'-5' RNA ligase family protein yields the protein MHQEEEAIAVDIALIPPAEVRSEVGRINRTLIRRSKDRGVLLGPGGGIAHITLAMAPIRASDLSAVCELLTGVWERHRPLDLTLTGVSSVMTAPGHPVSGFDIAPEPALRALHDEVVRGLAPFALTETAPSMLAVRKGEGDDPAILKYVREFGAAHAGDRYSPHITLGVGEATDPDTRLLLPYRFTAETVAVCHLGNGGTCRAVLREFGGRQALAPLP from the coding sequence ATGCATCAGGAGGAAGAGGCAATCGCCGTCGATATTGCCCTCATTCCACCGGCCGAAGTCCGTAGCGAGGTCGGCCGGATCAACCGGACATTGATCAGACGCAGCAAGGACCGCGGGGTTCTCCTCGGCCCGGGCGGAGGGATCGCCCATATCACCCTTGCCATGGCCCCGATCCGGGCTTCCGATCTCTCCGCCGTCTGCGAACTTCTCACCGGGGTCTGGGAGCGGCACCGGCCCCTCGACCTCACCCTCACCGGGGTCTCCAGCGTCATGACCGCTCCGGGCCACCCGGTCTCCGGCTTCGACATCGCTCCGGAACCCGCGCTGCGGGCACTCCACGACGAGGTCGTCCGCGGCCTCGCACCGTTCGCCCTTACCGAGACCGCACCCTCGATGCTCGCGGTTCGAAAGGGCGAGGGGGACGACCCCGCGATCCTCAAGTATGTCAGGGAGTTCGGGGCCGCCCATGCCGGCGACCGCTACTCGCCCCACATCACCCTCGGAGTCGGTGAGGCGACCGACCCGGACACCAGACTCCTGCTCCCCTACCGTTTCACCGCGGAGACCGTCGCGGTCTGCCACCTGGGCAACGGCGGAACCTGCCGGGCGGTGCTCAGGGAGTTCGGAGGACGGCAGGCCCTGGCCCCCCTCCCCTGA
- a CDS encoding FKBP-type peptidyl-prolyl cis-trans isomerase produces MSDQAAHGSTVTLYYTGTLEDGRVFGTTAESDPLVLTIGGGEYLRAFEEALVGMVAGEKKSFTIDPEEAYGEWREGLVAEVPRSVFGEGPAPEPGTSFLAELTEGQTVPVRVAAVTEETVVIDANHPLAGEILCFEVEIVSIS; encoded by the coding sequence ATGTCCGATCAGGCAGCACACGGAAGCACCGTCACACTCTACTACACCGGCACATTGGAGGATGGCCGCGTCTTCGGGACCACCGCCGAGAGTGACCCGCTGGTCCTGACCATTGGAGGGGGCGAGTACCTCAGGGCCTTCGAGGAGGCGCTTGTCGGGATGGTCGCCGGCGAGAAAAAGTCGTTCACGATCGATCCCGAGGAGGCCTACGGCGAGTGGCGGGAAGGGCTCGTGGCCGAGGTGCCCCGCTCGGTCTTCGGGGAGGGCCCGGCGCCCGAACCGGGGACCAGTTTCCTGGCCGAACTTACCGAGGGACAGACGGTGCCGGTGAGGGTGGCGGCGGTCACCGAGGAGACGGTTGTCATCGATGCCAACCACCCGCTTGCAGGGGAGATCCTCTGTTTCGAGGTTGAGATCGTCTCGATATCCTGA